The following coding sequences lie in one Apium graveolens cultivar Ventura chromosome 1, ASM990537v1, whole genome shotgun sequence genomic window:
- the LOC141676833 gene encoding uncharacterized protein LOC141676833, whose protein sequence is MPPNAYEAKKTLSDLGLEYTKYHSCPNNCILYRGVNVDASECPKCRLSRWKLGKDGKIRINVPAKVMWYFPIIPRFKRMFKSPSTSELMTWHSKQRIEDGKMRHPADSPSWEEGEPNVYDAYTKSYFTLKAILLWTINDFPAYGNLSGCVNKGYMCCPVCVDDTVAKYLSHSRKMCYQGHRRYLARNHPYRKQKAAFNGQQELGQARQPLSGEEVLLQQDKIKFQFGKEVSKSKKVDCPWKKKSVFFELEYWKFHHVRHCLDVMHVEKNVCDSLIGTLLNMKSKSKDSEASRLDMIDMGVRADLAPQKGEKKPTYPPSIFNLSKAEKKKMLSSLMHMKLPYTHASNIKNCVSMEELKMFGIKSHDCHILLQQLLPIAIRAELRLCGPVFYRWMYAFERFNKVLKSYVHNRYYPEGCIAECYLGEESVEFCQVFVKQACTTAGLHKDEGKLSGPLSVVTMKSIDEKERDEAHLHVLLNNIEVQPYILMHKEYLEGIHQGKKKSVHWLLREHNRLFADWFLEKVSYSEMEENLGGVSETMRWIAGKPSFSVLTYEAYLVDGVRYFTKERDGVRVVQNSGVSLVAKTVQVSSAKDLNPVESDLTFYGVILEIWELDYHAFKAQLFLCNWADNDKGIKVDDLGFTLVDLSRQGHKRDKYVSMDQVKQVYYIEDPVDAKWSVVLTSTTRDYQDVYNDDDLGDTTMENPPFFCQIPICDVGEDVEKNIRENIKGSWVKK, encoded by the exons ATGCCACCTAATGCATATGAAGCCAAGAAAACCTTATCCGACTTGGGCCTAGAATACACAAAATATCACTCATGTCCAAACAATTGCATACTGTATCGGGGGGTAAATGTTGATGCTTCCGAGTGTCCTAAGTGTCGTTTATCTCGCTGGAAGTTAGGAAAGGATGGTAAAATAAGGATTAATGTTCCTGCTAAAGTAATGTGGTATTTTCCAATTATACCGAGATTCAAACGGATGTTTAAATCTCCTTCTACATCTGAACTAATGACCTGGCACTCAAAGCAGCGAATAGAAGACGGAAAGATGCGGCATCCAGCCGACTCTCCTTCTTGGGAAGAAGGTGAACCAAATGTTTATGATGCATACACCAAGTCATATTTCACTTTAAAAGCAATTTTATTATGGACAATAAATGACTTTCCTGCATATGGAAATCTGTCCGGATGCGTTAATAAAGGTTATATGTGTTGTCCAGTATGCGTTGATGATACAGTTGCCAAGTATTTAAGCCATAGCAGGAAGATGTGTTACCAAGGCCATCGGCGTTACTTGGCTAGGAATCATCCATATAGGAAGCAAAAGGCCGCTTTTAATGGACAACAAGAATTAGGGCAGGCACGTCAACCTCTGTCTGGAGAAGAGGTTTTATTGCAGCAAGATAAAATTAAATTTCAGTTTGGGAAGGAAGTAAGTAAGTCAAAGAAGGTTGATTGTCCATGGAAGAAAAAGTCGGTTTTTTTCGAATTAGAATATTGGAAGTTTCACCATGTCCGTCATTGTTTAGATGTCATGCACGTCGAGAAGAACGTGTGTGATAGCTTGATCGGCACACTACTAAATATGAAATCTAAGTCTAAAGATAGTGAAGCTTCTCGTCTTGACATGATTGACATGGGGGTTAGGGCTGATCTAGCTCCACAAAAAGGAGAAAAAAAACCTACTTACCCCCCTTCGATTTTTAATTTGTCCAAGGCAgaaaaaaagaaaatgttgtcATCGTTAATGCACATGAAACTTCCTTATACACACGCGTCGAACATTAAAAACTGTGTTTCCATGGAAGAATTAAAGATGTTTGGGATAAAGTCCCACGACTGCCACATCTTACTCCAACAACTGCTTCCTATTGCAATTCGTGCG GAATTACGGTTATGTGGGCCAGTATTTTATAGATGGATGTATGCATTTGAGAGGTTTAATAAGGTGTTGAAGAGTTACGTACACAACCGTTATTACCCCGAAGGCTGTATAGCTGAATGCTATCTGGGAGAAGAATCAGTAGAATTCTGCCAAGTGTTTGTCAAGCAAGCTTGCACCACTGCTGGTCTTCATAAAGATGAAGGCAAGTTAAGTGGTCCATTATCTGTTGTGACAATGAAATCAATCGATGAAAAAGAGCGGGATGAAGCTCATTTACATGTTCTTCTAAACAATATTGAAGTACAGCCATATATTTT AATGCATAAGGAGTATCTAGAGGGAATCCATCAAGGAAAAAAGAAAAGTGTTCATTGGCTCTTGAGAGAGCACAATCGCCTTTTTGCCGATTGGTTTCTAGAAAAAGTTA GTTATAGTGAAATGGAGGAGAATCTTGGAGGAGTTTCAGAGACAATGAGATGGATAGCCGGAAAACCATCATTTTCAGTTTTGACTTACGAAGCTTATCTAGTAGACGGGGTCCGATACTTTACAAAAGAGCGAGATGGTGTCAGGGTTGTTCAAAACAGCGGAGTGTCTTTAGTTGCTAAAACTGTCCAAGTGTCTAGCGCTAAAGATTTGAACCCTGTAGAAAGTGACTTGACATTTTACGGTGTTATCTTAGAAATATGGGAGCTAGATTATCATGCATTCAAAGCCCAGTTATTTTTATGTAATTGGGCAGATAATGACAAGGGAATTAAGGTGGATGATCTTGGGTTCACACTTGTCGATCTAAGTCGACAAGGCCACAAGAGAGATAAATATGTGTCTATGGATCAAGTAAAgcaagtttattatattgaagaTCCGGTGGATGCCAAGTGGTCCGTTGTATTAACCTCTACAACTCGAGACTACCAAGATGTGTATAACGACGATGATTTAGGAGACACAACCATGGAAAATCCCCCATTCTTCTGCCAAATTCCTATATGTGATGTCGGTGAAGATGTTGAAAAAAATATTAGAGAAAATATTAAGGGCAGTTGGGTTAAGAAGTAA